In the Ensifer adhaerens genome, one interval contains:
- the traR gene encoding autoinducer-binding transcriptional regulator TraR, which produces MKSWFQKLTDVSTVARTKEMFNEALTELAEELGFEYYAYLNLQPVGTFAVSNYHPDWQDWYFSKGFNEIDPVIHIARATMKAFTWSSENSRTVRSTRVRQFYLDAAGFGIRSGITIPVATAFRRMAMLTVASHQPSLSLKRDIDPVAAATAVAQLHVRIEQTEIEPTAKPNIGLTAKQALMLKWASEGKSMSVIADIENMTYWNVNFHMNNACRKLNAYSLPQATALATKLKLI; this is translated from the coding sequence GTGAAGAGCTGGTTTCAGAAGCTAACCGATGTTTCCACCGTGGCGCGCACCAAGGAGATGTTCAACGAAGCGCTCACCGAACTCGCTGAAGAACTCGGATTCGAGTATTACGCCTACCTTAATCTTCAACCCGTCGGAACGTTTGCTGTGTCGAATTACCATCCCGACTGGCAGGATTGGTATTTCTCAAAGGGCTTCAACGAGATTGACCCCGTGATCCACATTGCAAGGGCCACGATGAAAGCGTTCACTTGGTCTTCCGAAAATTCAAGGACAGTGAGATCGACGCGTGTTCGGCAGTTTTATTTGGATGCCGCCGGTTTCGGCATTCGGTCGGGCATCACCATTCCGGTCGCTACTGCGTTCAGACGTATGGCAATGCTGACAGTTGCCTCGCACCAGCCTTCCCTCTCGCTCAAACGGGATATCGATCCGGTTGCAGCCGCGACGGCGGTCGCTCAGCTTCATGTGCGGATCGAGCAGACAGAAATTGAACCCACAGCAAAGCCCAACATCGGCCTAACCGCCAAACAAGCGCTTATGCTCAAGTGGGCATCTGAGGGTAAGTCGATGAGTGTAATCGCCGACATCGAGAACATGACTTACTGGAACGTCAATTTTCACATGAATAATGCGTGCAGGAAGCTCAATGCCTACTCGCTTCCGCAGGCGACGGCGCTGGCGACGAAGCTAAAGCTGATTTGA
- a CDS encoding LysR family transcriptional regulator: MELRQMRCFATLAEELHFGRAAATLSMAQPALSLQIQALERELGVQLLIRSTRRVQLTKPGEVFYERCISVLREIESSSAIVRAVAGKNVDRITIGTIYPATFGVLPLFLSKLGKRFPDIQIHVSSGSTDAIIRDLEKGRINLGFIRPVENIGSLRWQSIANERYLLAVPLGSRLETAETVTMNDLKRERIISFSRSNLSYTEKYFFEQFRKFGLLDQVACSCDDTLSLVSLVAAGIGVGFVPEWTRDLPHQSFRLREVKGVDFTIGMGLAWNREDPTANREEIVEIARTLAAASKSLKAVGDHSGRNNTKRRLPAHSE; the protein is encoded by the coding sequence ATGGAACTCCGTCAGATGAGATGTTTTGCGACGCTGGCTGAGGAGCTTCATTTCGGCCGCGCCGCGGCAACGCTGTCTATGGCGCAACCTGCCCTCAGCTTGCAGATCCAGGCGCTGGAAAGGGAGCTTGGCGTGCAGCTTCTCATTCGCTCGACGCGCCGTGTTCAACTGACAAAACCCGGCGAAGTTTTTTACGAGCGGTGCATCAGTGTTCTGCGGGAAATTGAAAGCAGTTCAGCGATCGTCCGGGCGGTTGCAGGCAAGAATGTCGATCGGATCACGATTGGAACCATATACCCAGCGACCTTCGGTGTGCTGCCGCTCTTTCTAAGCAAGCTCGGCAAGCGATTTCCCGATATCCAGATTCACGTGAGCAGCGGTTCCACGGATGCAATCATCCGCGACCTGGAGAAGGGTCGTATCAACCTTGGCTTCATCCGGCCAGTCGAAAACATCGGATCGCTGCGTTGGCAGAGCATCGCCAACGAGCGATATCTTCTTGCGGTGCCCCTTGGCAGCCGGCTTGAGACGGCGGAAACTGTCACAATGAACGATCTGAAACGGGAGCGGATCATCTCCTTTTCCCGCTCAAATCTATCTTACACGGAAAAGTACTTCTTCGAGCAGTTCAGAAAATTTGGCCTTCTCGATCAGGTCGCCTGTAGTTGCGACGACACACTCTCCTTGGTTTCGCTGGTCGCGGCCGGGATTGGCGTGGGTTTCGTGCCGGAATGGACCAGGGATTTGCCCCACCAGTCGTTTCGCCTTCGGGAAGTGAAGGGGGTGGATTTCACGATCGGCATGGGGCTTGCCTGGAACAGGGAGGATCCGACCGCAAACCGTGAAGAGATTGTAGAGATTGCCCGCACGCTGGCAGCGGCATCAAAATCGCTTAAAGCTGTGGGCGACCATTCCGGAAGAAACAACACCAAGCGCCGTCTGCCGGCGCATAGCGAGTAG
- a CDS encoding TrbC/VirB2 family protein: MTISSRIRPNAASAVMAAVIVATMVEPAFAQAAGIETVLQNIVDMLTGNIAKLLAVIAVIVICIAWMFGYMDLRRAGFWIIGIGGIFGATELVNTIVGS, from the coding sequence ATGACCATCAGTTCCCGTATCCGACCGAACGCCGCATCCGCTGTCATGGCAGCGGTCATTGTGGCAACCATGGTCGAGCCCGCCTTCGCACAGGCCGCCGGCATCGAGACCGTGCTGCAAAACATCGTCGACATGCTGACCGGCAACATCGCCAAATTGCTCGCCGTCATCGCGGTGATTGTGATCTGCATTGCCTGGATGTTCGGCTACATGGATCTGAGGCGCGCAGGGTTCTGGATCATCGGCATCGGCGGCATCTTCGGCGCTACCGAACTCGTGAACACCATCGTCGGAAGCTGA
- a CDS encoding VirB4 family type IV secretion/conjugal transfer ATPase has product MPNLATLRSRELGPETFIPYVRHVDESTIALDSRALMVMIALEGVSFETADVLDLNALHRDLNTLYRNIADERLALWTHLIRRRNGDYPVGTFATAFSTALNDKYRERMVGEDLFRNDLYLTIHWSPARDPADKAAALLSRLRRSHRAGVELDEEALKQLRDKVCDVTAALKRFDPRVLSLYEHEGLIFSEPSEVLHQLVGGRREPVPLTEGRIASVIYSDRVIFGRETIEIRHEAESRFAGMLSFKEYPARTRTGMLDSVLTSPFEVVLAQSFSFVSKADARVIMGRKQNQMVSSGDKAFSQIEELDEAMDGLESNRFVLGEHHLTLAVFARSVKELTDNLAKARASLTSGGAVLAREDLGLEAAWWAQLPGNFRYRARSGAITSRNFAALAPFHSYPIGQKDSNEWGPAVALLKTASGSPYYFNFHYGDLGNTFVCGPSGTGKTVLLNFMLSQLEKHDPHVVFFDKDRGADLYVRAAGGTYLSLKNGVPTGCAPLKALELTPENKVFLTRWVGRLVGSAIREITVTELRDIASAIDGLADLPVERRTIGALRTFLNNTDPEGIAARLRRWERGGPLGWVFDNIVDHIGIDDFGASGKFVGYDMTDFLDNEEIRTPLMAYLFHRVEQLIDGRRIIIVIDEFWKALQDEGFRDLAQNKLKTIRKQNGLMLFATQSPRDAIVSPIAHTIIEQCPTQIFLPNARGNHADYVDGFKLTEREFELIARELSVESRRFILKQGHNSVVAELNLAGFDDELAILSGRTANVELADAIRAEVGDRLADWLPIFQQRRSMS; this is encoded by the coding sequence TTGCCTAACCTCGCCACACTCAGATCTCGCGAACTCGGTCCTGAGACCTTCATCCCCTACGTCCGCCACGTCGACGAGTCGACAATCGCGCTCGATTCCCGGGCACTGATGGTGATGATCGCGCTAGAGGGGGTCTCCTTCGAGACGGCGGACGTCCTCGACCTGAATGCTCTCCATCGCGACCTCAACACGCTCTATCGGAACATCGCAGACGAGCGGCTCGCCTTGTGGACCCATCTTATTCGCCGCCGGAATGGCGACTATCCCGTGGGCACTTTCGCGACCGCCTTCTCTACCGCGCTGAACGACAAATACCGCGAGCGCATGGTGGGCGAGGATCTGTTCCGCAACGATCTCTATCTTACGATCCATTGGTCTCCGGCACGCGACCCGGCCGACAAGGCAGCCGCGCTCTTGTCGCGCCTGCGGCGGTCCCATCGGGCGGGTGTCGAACTGGATGAGGAGGCACTCAAGCAGCTTCGAGACAAGGTCTGCGACGTCACGGCGGCGTTGAAACGCTTCGATCCCCGCGTCCTATCGCTCTACGAGCATGAGGGCCTGATCTTCTCGGAGCCGAGCGAGGTGCTGCACCAGCTCGTCGGCGGCCGGCGAGAGCCGGTTCCACTGACGGAGGGGCGCATCGCCTCGGTCATCTACTCCGACCGGGTCATCTTCGGCCGCGAGACGATCGAGATTCGCCACGAGGCCGAAAGTCGCTTTGCCGGCATGCTGAGTTTCAAGGAATATCCGGCCCGCACCCGGACCGGCATGCTGGACAGCGTGCTCACCAGTCCTTTCGAAGTTGTTCTGGCGCAATCCTTCTCCTTCGTGTCGAAGGCGGACGCCCGCGTCATCATGGGCCGCAAGCAGAACCAGATGGTCAGCAGCGGCGACAAGGCGTTCTCGCAGATCGAGGAGCTCGACGAAGCGATGGACGGTCTGGAGTCCAATCGGTTCGTACTTGGCGAACACCACCTGACGCTTGCCGTCTTTGCTCGGTCGGTGAAGGAACTGACCGACAATCTCGCCAAGGCACGCGCCAGTCTGACCAGTGGTGGCGCAGTTCTTGCGCGTGAGGATCTCGGCCTTGAGGCTGCCTGGTGGGCGCAGTTGCCAGGCAACTTTCGCTATCGCGCCCGGTCTGGCGCGATCACGTCCCGCAACTTCGCGGCGCTCGCGCCATTTCACTCCTACCCGATCGGTCAGAAGGACAGCAATGAATGGGGACCCGCCGTCGCCCTTCTCAAGACGGCGTCGGGGTCACCGTACTACTTCAATTTTCATTATGGCGACCTCGGCAACACCTTCGTCTGCGGACCGTCCGGTACCGGCAAAACCGTGCTTTTGAACTTCATGCTGTCGCAGCTGGAGAAGCATGACCCTCATGTGGTGTTCTTCGACAAGGACAGGGGAGCCGATCTCTACGTGCGCGCCGCCGGCGGCACCTATCTGTCGCTCAAGAATGGTGTCCCGACCGGCTGCGCTCCCCTGAAGGCACTTGAACTGACGCCGGAGAACAAGGTGTTCCTCACGCGCTGGGTCGGCAGGCTTGTCGGCTCGGCGATACGGGAAATTACTGTGACCGAACTCCGCGACATCGCCTCCGCAATTGATGGCCTTGCCGACTTGCCGGTCGAGCGTCGCACAATTGGCGCGCTGAGGACCTTCTTGAACAACACTGATCCGGAAGGGATCGCGGCTCGGTTGCGTCGTTGGGAAAGAGGAGGTCCGCTTGGTTGGGTCTTCGATAACATCGTTGATCACATTGGCATCGACGATTTCGGCGCCAGCGGCAAGTTCGTCGGCTATGACATGACCGACTTCCTCGATAACGAAGAAATCCGCACGCCCCTGATGGCCTATCTCTTCCATCGAGTCGAGCAACTGATCGATGGCAGGCGCATCATCATCGTCATCGATGAGTTCTGGAAAGCACTTCAGGACGAAGGGTTTCGCGACCTTGCCCAGAACAAGCTCAAGACGATCCGTAAGCAGAACGGCCTCATGCTTTTTGCTACCCAAAGTCCTCGCGATGCGATCGTATCACCGATCGCACACACGATCATCGAGCAATGCCCGACGCAGATCTTCCTCCCGAATGCTCGCGGCAACCACGCCGACTATGTCGACGGCTTCAAACTCACCGAGCGAGAATTCGAACTCATCGCACGCGAGCTCTCCGTTGAGAGCCGCCGATTCATATTGAAGCAAGGGCATAACAGCGTCGTCGCCGAACTGAACCTCGCCGGTTTCGACGATGAGCTCGCCATCCTCTCCGGCCGTACCGCGAATGTCGAACTCGCCGATGCCATCCGCGCAGAAGTTGGCGACCGGCTTGCGGATTGGCTTCCGATTTTTCAGCAAAGAAGGAGTATGAGCTAA
- a CDS encoding nucleotidyltransferase and HEPN domain-containing protein has translation MKTSLEHLPEKKQRELARAVEIIHEEFADALEGSSADFKKRGRILKIILFGSYARGTWVDEPHTMKGYRSDYDILVIVNSKKLAEPEYWDKATDRLIWDKSVSTPVGLIVHGAREVNNFLADGQYFFVDIVREGISLYELDDRPLAEPRPRTPADAFRFAKEHFDDRLPQAKTFADGAEIFVSRRRLKEAAFLLHQSIEQAYSGLLLVLTNYSPPSHNLKFLRGLAEDRDRRLIEAWPRDQHRFTAWYNILNEAYVKARYSKHFDITEEGLDWLIERTEHLLRLVETVCNERLEELERASA, from the coding sequence ATGAAAACGAGCCTCGAACATCTTCCCGAAAAGAAGCAGCGCGAGCTTGCCCGCGCCGTGGAGATCATTCACGAGGAGTTTGCCGATGCGCTCGAGGGAAGTTCGGCCGACTTCAAGAAGCGCGGCCGGATCCTGAAGATTATCCTGTTCGGTTCCTACGCCCGCGGAACGTGGGTCGATGAACCGCATACGATGAAGGGTTACCGCTCCGACTACGACATCCTCGTCATCGTCAATTCGAAGAAGCTCGCCGAACCGGAGTACTGGGACAAGGCGACCGACCGGCTGATATGGGACAAAAGCGTCTCGACGCCGGTTGGGCTGATCGTCCATGGCGCCCGGGAGGTGAACAACTTCCTTGCGGACGGACAATATTTCTTCGTCGACATCGTGCGCGAAGGCATCTCGCTTTACGAACTCGACGATCGGCCACTAGCAGAACCGCGTCCACGGACGCCGGCGGATGCTTTTCGGTTTGCCAAAGAACACTTCGATGATCGCCTGCCCCAGGCCAAAACGTTTGCTGATGGCGCCGAGATTTTTGTCAGCCGGAGGAGACTCAAGGAAGCAGCGTTTTTGCTGCATCAGTCAATAGAGCAGGCCTATTCAGGGCTGCTGCTCGTCCTTACGAACTATAGTCCGCCTTCGCACAACCTCAAATTTCTCCGAGGCCTCGCTGAGGATCGCGACCGGCGGCTTATCGAAGCTTGGCCCCGCGACCAGCACCGCTTTACCGCCTGGTACAACATTCTCAACGAAGCCTATGTGAAGGCCCGCTACTCCAAGCACTTTGATATCACCGAGGAAGGGCTCGACTGGCTTATCGAACGGACGGAGCATCTTCTCCGGCTTGTTGAGACGGTCTGTAACGAGCGGCTGGAGGAGCTAGAGCGGGCCTCAGCGTAA
- a CDS encoding MarR family transcriptional regulator, with the protein MTSALNAHWQSQLFSAYALQEVFDKPVEGETPQSRLKQVGMMTVLYMMHQNHEKLTLSNICQITGLTRNAVAESIDPLIERGILTETIVKNSMGRGTARQFEFCPDVFDRLRLSPEQRKPET; encoded by the coding sequence ATGACAAGCGCACTCAATGCTCATTGGCAGAGCCAGCTGTTTTCGGCCTACGCTTTGCAAGAAGTTTTCGACAAACCGGTTGAGGGAGAAACGCCGCAATCGCGTTTGAAGCAGGTCGGGATGATGACGGTGCTCTATATGATGCATCAAAACCACGAGAAGCTAACGCTTTCAAATATATGCCAAATTACCGGGCTGACACGCAATGCGGTGGCCGAGTCGATTGATCCTCTCATTGAGCGAGGCATCTTGACCGAAACGATTGTGAAGAACTCGATGGGACGAGGAACTGCGAGGCAGTTTGAGTTCTGCCCGGACGTTTTCGATCGCCTAAGATTAAGCCCGGAGCAGCGAAAACCTGAAACGTAG
- a CDS encoding lytic transglycosylase domain-containing protein, translating to MPVAFLELAQTCAPMVAAETLAAIVTLESRLEPFAIRFNSGAPLSEQPTTKVEAIEIATSLVAGRQDIQLGLGGIGMEELRTLKLSISDAFDPCLNVRATATLLDGYYRLAVRAGADPTRAEQVMLQSYYGRGDPSIGTMVKYDEQVRRERSRLARTITTLMIGDGGQERGRIEAPLVQAIVDARKDEAQANQTVSVPPWDVFSARRRSSVLVFQNSQMEQSE from the coding sequence ATGCCTGTTGCCTTCCTCGAACTGGCGCAAACGTGCGCGCCCATGGTTGCAGCCGAGACACTCGCCGCCATTGTCACCCTTGAAAGCCGGCTCGAACCCTTCGCCATCCGGTTCAACAGCGGCGCACCGCTTTCGGAGCAGCCCACTACCAAGGTGGAGGCGATCGAAATCGCCACGTCATTGGTAGCCGGTCGGCAGGACATCCAGCTCGGTCTCGGCGGCATCGGCATGGAAGAACTCCGGACGCTGAAGCTCTCGATTTCTGACGCCTTCGACCCATGCCTCAACGTTCGCGCCACGGCGACGCTGCTGGACGGATATTACCGGCTGGCGGTGAGAGCCGGGGCGGACCCGACCCGGGCCGAACAGGTGATGCTGCAGTCCTACTACGGACGAGGCGATCCCTCCATCGGCACAATGGTCAAGTACGACGAGCAGGTCCGACGCGAAAGAAGCCGGCTCGCCAGAACCATCACGACTCTCATGATCGGAGATGGCGGGCAGGAGAGGGGGCGGATTGAAGCGCCTCTTGTCCAGGCGATCGTCGATGCCCGCAAGGACGAGGCCCAAGCTAATCAAACGGTGTCGGTGCCGCCTTGGGATGTTTTCAGTGCGAGACGGAGGTCCTCCGTCCTCGTGTTTCAGAACAGCCAAATGGAGCAAAGTGAATGA
- a CDS encoding type IV secretion system protein VirB3, whose product MASSRPILEEDTLFIACTRPAMIAGVTMEAMGVNIMLTTTLYIVTGSVAYALVGVVFHLLFSALVKHDHNMFRILLAWVETRGRSRNSGYWGGATLAPLKLARKYDERDLGLA is encoded by the coding sequence ATGGCGAGTTCGCGGCCAATCCTTGAGGAAGACACGCTGTTCATCGCCTGCACTCGGCCGGCGATGATCGCTGGCGTGACGATGGAAGCCATGGGCGTGAATATTATGCTGACGACCACTCTCTACATCGTCACAGGCTCGGTCGCCTATGCGCTCGTCGGCGTCGTCTTCCATCTGCTGTTCAGCGCACTCGTCAAACACGACCACAACATGTTCCGCATCTTGCTGGCCTGGGTGGAGACACGCGGCCGGTCCCGCAACAGCGGCTATTGGGGCGGAGCGACGCTTGCACCGCTAAAGCTCGCCCGCAAATACGACGAAAGGGACCTCGGACTTGCCTAA
- a CDS encoding BMP family protein — protein sequence MRSNSFNFAISRRTLIKAAGASTVVAAAGLPSRLLAADPIKVAAIYTVPVEQQWVSRIHKAANAAKERGDIEYVYSENTANNDYERVMREYCEAGHKLILGEVFGVEDAARAVAKDYPDVAFLMGSSFKPDAAVPNFSVFDNYIQDASYLSGLVAGAMTKSKNIGMVGGYPIPEVNRLMNAFMAGVKEVAPETKFQVAFIGSWFDPPKAKETAFAQIDGGADLLYAERFGVSDAAKEKKVLAIGNVIDTQADYPDTVVASALWHFEPTLDKAISEVKAGAFKADDYGIYSFMKNGGCSLAPLGTFDSKVPDAIKAKVAQKEKMIKDGSFTVEINDVEPKST from the coding sequence ATGCGCAGCAATTCCTTCAACTTTGCCATTTCCAGAAGAACCCTGATCAAAGCTGCCGGCGCTTCCACCGTGGTGGCAGCGGCCGGTCTGCCGAGCCGTCTGCTCGCTGCGGACCCGATAAAGGTGGCAGCCATCTACACCGTTCCGGTCGAGCAGCAGTGGGTCAGCCGTATCCACAAGGCGGCCAATGCAGCCAAGGAACGCGGCGACATCGAATATGTCTATTCGGAAAACACCGCAAACAACGATTACGAGCGCGTCATGCGTGAGTATTGCGAGGCGGGTCACAAGTTGATCCTGGGCGAGGTATTCGGCGTCGAGGATGCTGCCCGCGCGGTGGCCAAAGACTATCCGGATGTCGCCTTCCTGATGGGCTCGAGCTTCAAGCCCGATGCCGCCGTTCCGAACTTCTCGGTTTTCGACAACTATATCCAGGACGCATCCTATCTATCCGGCCTCGTCGCCGGCGCAATGACCAAGTCCAAGAACATCGGCATGGTGGGAGGCTATCCGATCCCAGAGGTCAATCGGCTGATGAATGCATTCATGGCCGGCGTGAAGGAAGTGGCCCCGGAAACCAAATTCCAGGTAGCCTTCATCGGCTCATGGTTCGATCCGCCAAAGGCCAAAGAGACCGCATTCGCCCAGATCGATGGGGGTGCGGACTTGCTCTATGCCGAACGTTTCGGCGTGTCCGACGCCGCCAAAGAGAAGAAGGTGTTGGCCATCGGCAATGTTATCGATACCCAGGCGGACTACCCGGACACCGTTGTCGCCTCCGCACTGTGGCATTTCGAACCGACACTCGACAAAGCGATCAGCGAAGTGAAGGCAGGCGCGTTCAAGGCTGACGACTACGGCATCTATTCCTTCATGAAGAACGGCGGCTGTTCACTGGCGCCTCTTGGCACCTTCGACAGCAAGGTTCCGGATGCCATCAAGGCCAAGGTCGCGCAGAAGGAAAAAATGATCAAGGACGGTTCGTTTACCGTCGAGATCAACGACGTCGAGCCGAAGTCGACCTAA